One genomic region from Yamadazyma tenuis chromosome 4, complete sequence encodes:
- the RBD2 gene encoding Putative rhomboid protease (COG:S; EggNog:ENOG503NUH4; MEROPS:MER0030173), producing MSSPKEFNFTSPGQALQAIAKDGSPGSPNNLSRSQSRAQSQSPDIAMDIDIPVPEVKPDQLEKLHQQELIPELFGVLHDLQSGILSAKDFDNQVGGIRLKLANIKQYLRDFPGITESVDTRVERIETLRVNNESKLEVMKTFKEKVEAHFKLIPQDFQLKDYPALTVGLIPFTFLLLLLDSFSNRALSNFFSLDPYAPFRFDLNRVSFYVLYHTGFTHYLVNILAIAAPMCHFERAHGTVHTGITLNLLAVTAGLQYCLLGSFLYPNTRVIGLSGIIFSFVTYFAVKEHEFQPVSFRFPLNGTDISLPTKYSPFVSLAIVTVIFPGSSFFGHLAGISSGYLLAYGKLNILYPPSSIIVAIENKLAGLIKLLDGLVDFVGEQEAINLRYVAYSPIFSSDPETVAISSSTDTTAHTTFRSEGHVLGAA from the exons ATGCTGTCACCAAAGgagttcaacttcacctCTCCAGGCCAAGCATTGCAAGCCATTGCGAAGGATGGTCTGCCAGGCTCACCCAATAATCTCTCCCGGTCCCAGAGCAGAGCTCAATCTCAGTCTCCAGATATAGCCATGGACATAGATATTCCCGTACCTGAAGTTAAACCCGATCAGCTAGAGAAACTacaccaacaagaattAATCCCCGAGCTATTTGGAGTGCTACATGACTTACAATCGGGTATTTTGCTGgccaaagactttgataACCAGGTAGGTGGAATACGACTcaaattggccaacatTAAACAGTATTTAAGAGACTTTCCTGGAATAACAGAGAGTGTAGACACCCGGGTGGAACGAATTGAGACACTTCGGGTCAACAACGAGAGCAAACTCgaggtgatgaagacgtTTAAAGAGAAGGTAGAAGCCCATTTCAA GTTAATTCCCCAGGACTTCCAACTTAAGGACTACCCCGCGTTGACAGTAGGTTTGATTCCATTCACATTTCTCCTTTTACTCCTTGATTCCTTCTCAAATCGTGCCCTCAGcaatttcttctccttAGATCCCTATGCTCCATTCCGATTCGATTTGAATCGAGTATCATTTTATGTGCTCTACCACACCGGATTCACCCATTATTTGGTCAACATTCTTGCCATTGCTGCCCCTATGTGCCACTTCGAAAGAGCACATGGTACGGTTCACACCGGAATAACTCTCAATTTGTTGGCGGTCACTGCTGGGTTGCAATATTGCTTGTTAGGAAGCTTTTTGTATCCAAACACGCGTGTTATCGGATTATCGGGAATTATCTTCCTGTTCGTTACCTACTTTGCTGTCAAAGAACATGAGTTCCAGCCAGTGCTGTTCCGTTTTCCGCTCAATGGTACGGATATACTGCTCCCTACCAAGTATTCTCCCTTCGTGTCATTGGCAATTGTGACCGTCATCTTCCCGGGCCTGTCGTTCTTCGGTCACTTGGCAGGTATTTCTAGTGGCTACTTGTTGGCCTACGGAAAGTTGAATATTCTTTATCCACCTCTGTCGATCATTGTGGCTATAGAGAACAAATTAGCAGGACTCATCAAATTATTAGACGGCTTGGTGGATTTCGTTGGTGAGCAAGAAGCGATCAATTTAAGATACGTGGCCTATCTGCCGATATTCAGTTCTGATCCAGAGACAGTAGCCATTTCTAGCTCGACTGATACAACTGCTCATACTACGTTCAGAAGCGAAGGACATGTTTTAGGAGCCGCCTAA
- the INP1 gene encoding peroxisomal inheritance protein 1 (COG:S; EggNog:ENOG503P49S) — MSETTATPNSNPPANFHSDTLHTQKDTDKPSAKELKNQAKKRRKRNNRKKNKHPVPAPLEAAIPVEPIPNIDIETKPPELDCPVMPVHNLQISPRDPISPRRQTIMRYKKSDDTISSGLFINEAKGNLKSNSSTLGDTSHEQTSRKLKTNHVGEKESLFKFRSARILVFDEEIGESKNSASATSGRLLGHGEFEIFQLHNGDVTYLSCGPSFIYPLLPKLKILRIAFNQFILPLVNPERYWKIFINSDNSEIIESLGDTFEQVVKYRNLTIGADPPKNNKNGDFKLPVTPKTVMEDSVLNFNMNHISNEIPESPPSVPLSPHQNGQVISGSLQLGSPLKPPQLNSQFHPMSNLISRVDSDKSLSSALASLDVAGISQVPGINNTTIKVHHPKPKRPLVPYASPRINSARHDTKSDSSMDSLLDEYEESMSVSKSFTYTKSRPMSRSSSFVQAPANFKRKEHSMYDEKKEEDSMLHYKKAFDSDDFPTTSLSEYNKTHNIRSRRSSRSELYTSESNWMDPDPKANAEVIPRFPYSRSSYSVHSGHDLNNGDLNNTYKNIYKSITQRNLSQILNDRNDDLRSVRSSQRLPTIEQSRTLKTSTGSVRNDYVNTRYGDQKLAPSTSLNYNPSTKQPIKENIYLNSDDVYKILSKKKASTAEPGPRSKGFASRLFGW; from the coding sequence ATGAGCGAGACAACTGCCACTCCCAATTCCAATCCTCCCGCCAACTTTCACAGCGACACCCTCCACACTCAAAAGGATACAGATAAACCTTCAGCTAAGGAATTAAAGAACCAGGCCAAAAAACGAAGGAAACGTAACAACAGGAAAAAGAACAAACACCCTGTTCCAGCTCCCCTAGAAGCTGCAATTCCAGTCGAACCTATTCCAAACATTGACATCGAGACCAAACCTCCAGAATTAGATTGTCCAGTGATGCCAGTCCATAACTTACAAATAAGTCCACGAGATCCTATAAGCCCTCGTAGGCAAACAATAATGAGATACAAAAAAAGTGACGATACCATCAGTAGTGGTTTATTTATTAATGAAGCAAAGGGAAACCTCAAATCCAACCTGTCAACCCTTGGCGATACATCCCATGAGCAAACCAGTAGAAAACTCAAAACAAATCACGTTGGTGAAAAAGAGTCGCTTTTTAAGTTCAGAAGCGCCCGGATTCTTgtgtttgatgaagaaattggagaatCAAAGAATAGCGCTTCTGCTACCTCGGGCAGACTATTGGGACATGgggaatttgaaatctttcAATTGCACAATGGAGATGTGACTTACCTCTCCTGTGGTCCTTCTTTTATATACCCATTGCTACCCAAGCTTAAGATCCTAAGGATTGCGTTCAATCAGTTCATCTTACCACTTGTAAACCCAGAAAGGTACTGGAAAATCTTCATAAACTCGGATAATTCAGAGATAATAGAGAGCCTTGGGGATACCTTCGAACAAGTCGTAAAGTATCGGAACTTGACCATTGGTGCTGACCCtcccaaaaacaacaaaaacGGTGATTTTAAGCTTCCGGTGACTCCCAAAACGGTTATGGAAGATTCTGTTCTAAACTTCAATATGAACCACATATCAAATGAGATCCCCGAGTCTCCACCGTCAGTTCCATTATCTCCTCATCAAAATGGGCAAGTCATAAGTGGCTCCCTTCAGCTTGGTTCTCCTTTGAAGCCACCTCAGCTAAATTCCCAATTTCACCCAATGTCTAACTTAATCTCCAGAGTCGACTCCGATAAGTCGCTATCAAGTGCGTTAGCAAGTCTTGACGTTGCTGGTATAAGTCAAGTTCCAGGCATAAATAATACTACTATAAAAGTCCATCATCCAAAGCCTAAAAGACCTTTAGTCCCTTATGCTTCGCCTAGGATAAATTCTGCTCGTCATGATACCAAATCAGATTCGTCAATGGATTCTTTACTTGATGAGTATGAAGAGTCAATGTCGGTATCCAAGTCCTTCACTTACACTAAATCGCGTCCGATGTCAAGATCCTCTTCATTCGTTCAAGCACCCGCAAATTTCAAACGAAAAGAACACCTGATGTACgatgaaaagaaagaagaggaCCTGATGTTACACTACAAGAAGGCATTTGACAGTGATGATTTCCCAACCACTTCACTTTCTGAATACAACAAAACTCACAACATTCGATCCAGGAGATCTTCTCGTAGCGAGTTGTATACTTCAGAATCGAATTGGATGGACCCTGACCCCAAAGCCAATGCTGAAGTCATTCCCCGATTTCCCTATTCGAGATCAAGCTACAGTGTTCATAGTGGGCATGATTTGAATAACGGTGATTTAAACAACACATACAAGAATATTTACAAGTCAATTACCCAAAGAAACTTATCGCAGATTCTAAATGACCGGAACGATGACTTGAGGTCGGTCAGGTCATCTCAAAGATTACCCACCATTGAACAGTCAAGAACGTTGAAGACATCCACTGGCTCCGTAAGAAATGACTATGTAAATACCAGATACGGTGATCAAAAATTGGCTCCGAGCACCAGTCTTAACTACAATCCTAGCACCAAACAACCTATTAAGGAAAACATTTATTTGAACTCAGATGATGTTTATAAGATTCTCAGCAAAAAAAAAGCATCCACCGCCGAACCAGGGCCAAGAAGCAAAGGATTTGCTTCTCGATTGTTCGGCTGGTAA
- the ENV7 gene encoding Serine/threonine-protein kinase env7 (BUSCO:EOG09263OAE; EggNog:ENOG503NXKW; COG:I,K,T) codes for MEAILSVFNCCFPCFPDLSSPYLIINNERYKIIRLLGEGGFSYVYLVSHKSHNNSLYALKRIRCPYGSNDEAYKNAMKEIRNHHRFTYAKTPYIIQSIDEAVVQEKDGSRTICILLPYFEKSLQDIINYKVLNNETMNEEEILRIFVGICRGLQVMHKYKKVTRAANGDTRSTTQSEDEADLLLPEVSDDEEGLSSSGAGLEMEEMIPFAHRDIKPANVMLSAEGLPVLVDLGSCSRARLTVKNRQQALTLTDFASEHCTLPYRAPELIDVETNAEITEKTDIWSLGCLLYSCCFGFSPFEKMEIEQGANLTVAISNGRYSIPENTHDYSPDLIKMIESCLVLDSKARPSVDELLEMALESQRRS; via the coding sequence ATGGAGGCAATCTTATCGGTATTTAACTGTTGTTTTCCATGTTTTCCGGATCTATCCTCACCATACTTGATAATCAACAACGAGAGATACAAAATCATTCGTCTTTTGGGAGAAGGTGGTTTTTCATATGTGTATTTGGTTTCCCACAAGTCTCATAATAATTCCCTATACGCATTGAAGAGAATAAGATGCCCCTATGGCTCCAACGATGAAGCGTACAAAAACGCCATGAAAGAGATCAGAAACCATCATCGGTTTACATATGCCAAAACCCCCTATATTATTCAATCAATAGATGAAGcagttgttcaagaaaaggATGGATCTCGAACCATTTGTATTCTTCTTCCGTATTTTGAAAAGTCATTACAGGATATAATCAATTACAAGGTGCTAAATAATGAAACTATGAATGAGGAAGAGATTTTACGAATCTTTGTGGGGATTTGCCGAGGATTACAGGTAATGCATAAGTACAAGAAGGTCACCAGAGCTGCCAATGGAGACACAAGGTCCACCACGCAACTGGAGGATGAGGCAGACCTACTTCTACCAGAAGtcagtgatgatgaagaaggactCAGTTCCAGCGGTGCAGGCCTTGAGATGGAAGAAATGATTCCGTTTGCTCATAGGGATATTAAGCCCGCGAACGTGATGCTTTCTGCTGAAGGACTTCCTGTGTTGGTAGATTTGGGATCGTGTTCACGAGCTCGTTTAACCGTGAAAAACAGACAACAGGCATTAACCTTAACAGACTTTGCCCTGGAGCATTGTACTTTACCCTACAGAGCTCCGGAATTAATAGACGTTGAAACCAATGCTGAGATCACTGAAAAGACCGATATCTGGTCGTTGGGCTGTTTATTGTACAGCTGCTGTTTCGGGTTCTCACCATTTGAAAAGATGGAGATTGAACAGGGGGCCAACTTAACGGTGGCCATTTCCAACGGACGCTATTCTATTCCAGAAAACACGCACGACTACTCTCCAGATCTCATCAAAATGATCGAGTCTTGTTTGGTACTTGACAGCAAAGCCCGTCCTTCAGTTGATGAGTTACTTGAGATGGCTCTTGAGTCGCAACGCAGAAGCTAA
- the TOM40 gene encoding translocase of outer mitochondrial membrane (COG:U; EggNog:ENOG503NURF; BUSCO:EOG09262M2J), which produces MSEQTSTIPTSFGDLNKGVSTLPSNTVQETTGPLNPFYQYINDVYTTIGEHRKSLGLVNPGTIENINKEVSRDVFLNQYFFTGLRADLNKAFSMFPVFQTSHTLSMGSQVLPAYAFSALYYGEKTFMQGNIDNDLSFSGRINYGWNANNVSKLTLQLANGQPAMVQLEQDYQAGDFSVNFKTLNPSFLNDGFTGLAVASLLQSLSKKLSVGVESSYTKQPGAPVPESAISYYARYNNGNWIFSGQLLAQGALIASFWRKVTDKVEAGVETQVSATMRPITDNFSGTPIGMEPVIEGQTTVGAKYEYRQSVYRGQIDSTGKVGVFMEKRVLPTIALLFSGEIDHAKNNSRIGVGLQFESAGNEQIMMMQQGLVDANGNPVPGAPQVA; this is translated from the coding sequence ATGTCTGAACAAACTAGCACAATTCCAACCTCCTTCggagacttgaacaaagGAGTGTCCACATTGCCAAGCAACACTGTTCAAGAAACCACTGGTCCTTTGAACCCTTTTTACCAATATATAAATGATGTGTACACCACTATTGGCGAACACAGGAAATCATTGGGTTTGGTCAACCCTGGTACCATCGAAAACATAAACAAGGAAGTCAGTCGTGATGTTTTCTTGAACCAATATTTTTTCACCGGTTTAAGAGCTGACTTAAACAAGGCTTTCTCCATGTTCCCCGTTTTCCAGACTTCTCATACATTATCCATGGGTTCTCAAGTCTTACCAGCCTATGCTTTCTCCGCCTTGTACTATGGGGAAAAGACCTTCATGCAAGGTAATATCGATAACGATTTATCTTTCAGTGGTAGAATCAACTATGGTTGGAATGCCAATAACGTTTCCAAATTGACATTGCAATTAGCCAATGGTCAACCAGCTATGGTTCAATTGGAACAAGATTACCAAGCTGGTGATTTCTCGGTTAACTTCAAGACTTTGAACccttctttcttgaacgaTGGATTCACTGGTTTGGCCGTTGCTTCTTTATTACAGTCGTTGTCTAAGAAATTATCGGTGGGTGTTGAGTCTAGTTATACTAAACAGCCGGGTGCTCCAGTCCCCGAAAGTGCCATTTCTTACTACGCCAGATACAACAATGGTAACTGGATCTTTTCTGGTCAATTGTTGGCCCAAGGTGCTCTTATTGCTAGTTTCTGGAGAAAGGTCACCGACAAGGTTGAAGCCGGTGTGGAAACCCAAGTGTCTGCTACCATGAGACCAATCACCGACAACTTCAGCGGAACTCCAATTGGTATGGAACCAGTTATCGAAGGTCAAACTACTGTTGGTGCCAAATACGAGTACAGACAATCTGTTTACAGAGGTCAAATAGACTCCACTGGTAAAGTTGGCGTGTTTATGGAGAAGAGAGTGTTGCCAACCATTGCCCTTTTGTTCTCTGGTGAAATCGACCACGCTAAAAACAATTCCAGAATCGGAGTTGGTTTGCAATTCGAATCTGCTGGTAATGAACAAATAATGATGATGCAACAAGGCTTGGTTGACGCCAATGGTAACCCAGTTCCAGGTGCTCCTCAAGTTGCTTAA
- the SUI3 gene encoding translation initiation factor eIF-2 beta subunit (BUSCO:EOG09264OQ8; COG:J; EggNog:ENOG503NWT7), whose translation MSDLGFDPSLKKKKKKVVSTEEAPSTEGSPAVADTDDLFSGLKKKKKAKKPVEEQSSKSSPVPADLEAEFADLTLKKKKKKSVKAADVLDFEQQLEQAGIEETTPTAEEETTTVSAQELGGLPYEELLSRFFNILKENNPELAGARSGPKFRIPPPVCQREGSKKTLFANVQEIATVLQRNPEHLIQYLFAELGTSGSIDGEKRLVLRGKFQPKQMESVLRRYIIEYVTCKTCKSMNTVLKRESANRLHFLSCNACGSTRSVSSIKTGFQAQIGKRKKLLI comes from the coding sequence ATGAGTGATTTAGGATTTGATCcaagcttgaagaagaagaagaagaaagttgTGAGCACAGAGGAAGCTCCTTCTACCGAAGGAAGCCCAGCTGTAGCCGACACTGATGATTTGTTCTCAggattgaagaaaaagaagaaggcaaAGAAgcctgttgaagaacaaagtTCTAAATCCTCTCCTGTCCCAGCAGACTTGGAAGCTGAGTTCGCCGACTTGActttaaagaagaagaagaagaagtctGTCAAAGCTGCCGATGTTcttgactttgaacaacaattAGAACAAGCtggtattgaagaaactaCCCCTacagcagaagaagaaaccaccACTGTTTCAGCCCAAGAGTTGGGAGGATTGCCATATGAAGAGTTGTTATCCcgtttcttcaacattttGAAAGAGAATAACCCAGAATTGGCTGGAGCCAGATCGGGACCTAAATTCAGAATTCCTCCTCCAGTATGTCAAAGAGAAGGTTCAAAGAAGACCTTGTTTGCCAACGTCCAAGAGATTGCCACTGTCTTACAAAGAAACCCCGAGCATTTGATACAATATTTATTCGCCGAGTTGGGTACTTCGGGTTCGattgatggtgaaaagaGATTGGTTTTGAGAGGTAAGTTTCAACCTAAGCAAATGGAATCGGTTTTAAGAAGGTACATCATCGAGTATGTCACTTGTAAGACATGCAAGTCTATGAACACGGTATTGAAGAGAGAATCTGCCAACAGATTACACTTTTTGAGCTGTAATGCATGTGGTTCCACCAGATCGGTATCGTCTATTAAGACTGGTTTCCAGGCCCAAATCGGAAAGAGaaaaaagttgttgatttaA
- the YAR1 gene encoding ankyrin repeat-containing protein (EggNog:ENOG503P7TZ; COG:S) — MSGTEIVELSQEEMDAVIYDAREGDLDTLKEIFDEISPSLLLKIKDDITLSTPIHMAAANGHLEVLDYLLSIVSKEDAQILVNAPNESGNTSLHWAAFNGHLEVLKLLTDKYEGDVFAKNSAGRDVMFEAENNDQEEIEQWFLKKYSVESDFKVEEGEEESKITYAPGSESKEAEERAKEAEERAKEAEQEDSKGLATKIKNLSVS; from the coding sequence ATGTCGGGTACtgaaattgttgaactCTCCCAAGAGGAAATGGATGCAGTTATCTATGATGCTAGAGAAGGTGACTTGGATACCTTGAAAGAAATATTCGATGAAATATCCCCTTCATTACTACTCAAAATCAAGGACGATATAACTTTGAGTACTCCCATTCATATGGCCGCAGCAAATGGCCACCTCGAAGTGTTGGACTACTTGTTATCTATTGTTTCTAAAGAAGATGCCCAAATCTTGGTTAACGCACCAAATGAAAGCGGAAACACCTCATTACATTGGGCCGCATTCAATGGACATTTAGAAGTACTCAAATTGTTAACAGATAAGTACGAAGGGGATGTGTTTGCCAAAAATCTGGCTGGGCGTGATGTTATGTTCGAAGCTGAGAACAACGATCAAGAGGAAATCGAACAgtggttcttgaaaaagtacTCGGTCGAAAGTGACTTTAAGGTGGAAGAAGgggaagaagaatccaaGATTACATACGCTCCTGGAAGTGAAAGTAAAGAAGCAGAGGAAAGAGCtaaagaagcagaagaaagagCTAAAGAAGCAGAACAAGAAGACTCTAAAGGTCTCGCtaccaaaatcaaaaacttgtctGTTTCATAA
- the PFK2 gene encoding phosphofructokinase beta-subunit (EggNog:ENOG503NUSX; COG:G), which translates to MTAPSIIGSSSFSFYVPNQDYLKQCVDFYTACVGFGVHSRKESCVYLVSENGKLSIEVVVRPEYADSPSVIAESIKTLTEKAKSVDLRAVESLFILQCINLNDLIKNLQLWKKPVQISPNELFPNECFTVDPLGKVIGFTLTGNPLSTVPKVAKLTPLDHLSTSSTMSHSISNTNLAGTAGLTAGKRRNVAVMTSGGDAPGMNANVRAIIRAAIYRGCKAFAIMEGYEGLVKGGPEYIRELNWEDVRGYLSDGGTNIGTARCMEFRERPGRLQACKNLIEAGIDALIVCGGDGSLTGADVFRAEWPSLIQELRDTNRIDEEQYNSYKHLNICGTVGSIDNDMATTDATIGAYSSLARICQAIDYIDATANSHSRAFVIEVMGRHCGWLALMAGIATAADYILIPEKPASSKDWKEQMCKIVSDHRGRGKRKSIVIVAEGAITNDLEPISCEAVKDVLVSELGLDTRVTTLGHVQRGGTAVAFDRILATLQGVEAVEAVLECTPDTPSPLIAIDENKIVRKSLVDAVRITKSVATAIEAKEFDKAMSLRDSEFIEHLSNFMAMNSADHNEPVLPVEKRKKIAIINVGAPAGGMNSAVYAMATYCMSQGHTPYAIHNGFSGLARHESVRSIDWLEIEGWNSIGGSEIGTNRNTPEETDIGMIAYYFEKYKFDGLILVGGFEAFASLNELEKARMSYPAFRIPMVLVPATISNNVPGTEYSLGADTCLNALTEYCDVIKQSASATRERAFVIEVQGGNSGYIATFASLTTGAQASYVPEEGIELSQLELDIRALKESFASEKGLAKAGKLILKSSNASKTLTSQVLADIINEEADGKFDTKTAIPGHVQQGGLPSPIDRTRAARLAIRAVQFIEEHTDTIAPYKYSSDFPFDDKTISATAAVLGIKSSHIKFSSIRYLYDFETELGRRMPKKIHWARVRDIADNLVGRTRLTRTQ; encoded by the coding sequence ATGACGGCCCCTTCCATTATTGGATCTTCATCTTTCAGCTTCTATGTTCCTAATCAAGATTACTTGAAGCAATGTGTGGATTTTTACACTGCTTGTGTCGGCTTCGGGGTTCATTCTCGTAAGGAATCTTGTGTTTATTTGGTTTCTGAGAATGGAAAGCTATCCATTGAAGTGGTGGTACGTCCCGAATATGCCGATTCCCCTTCCGTGATTGCTGAATccatcaaaaccttgaCTGAAAAGGCCAAATCAGTTGATCTTAGAGCTGTTGAATCATTGTTCATCTTACAGTGTATCAATTTAAATGACTTGATTAAAAACCTTCAATTGTGGAAGAAACCTGTACAAATTTCTCCAAACGAGTTGTTCCCTAACGAATGTTTCACAGTGGATCCTCTAGGAAAGGTAATTGGTTTTACCTTGACAGGTAATCCCCTATCCACTGTTCCAAAAGTCGCAAAGTTGACTCCTTTAGATCACCTTTCTACCTCCAGTACTATGTCCCACTCGATCTCCAATACCAACTTGGCGGGCACTGCGGGTCTTACCGCtggaaagagaagaaacgTTGCCGTAATGACGTCGGGTGGTGATGCCCCTGGTATGAATGCTAATGTAAGAGCCATTATTAGAGCTGCCATCTACAGAGGATGTAAAGCGTTCGCTATTATGGAAGGCTACGAAGGTTTGGTCAAAGGTGGTCCTGAATACATTCGTGAATTGAACTGGGAAGACGTCAGAGGATACTTGAGTGATGGTGGTACTAATATTGGAACTGCTCGGTGTATGGAATTTAGAGAAAGACCCGGTAGATTACAAGCTTGTAAAAATTTGATAGAAGCTGGTATCGATGCCTTGATTGTCTGTGGGGGTGATGGTTCTTTGACTGGGGCTGATGTTTTCAGAGCCGAGTGGCCTTCTTTGATTCAAGAATTGAGGGATACCAACAGGATCGACGAAGAACAGTATAATTCTTACAAGCATTTGAACATTTGTGGAACTGTGGGTTCTATTGACAATGATATGGCCACCACTGATGCCACTATTGGAGCATACTCCTCATTGGCAAGAATTTGTCAAGCTATTGACTATATTGATGCTACGGCTAACTCTCACTCTAGAGCCTTTGTGATTGAAGTTATGGGAAGGCATTGTGGATGGTTGGCTTTAATGGCAGGTATTGCAACTGCTGCTGACTACATTTTGATTCCTGAAAAGCCGGCTTCTTCCAAGGATTGGAAAGAGCAAATGTGTAAGATTGTGTCTGATCACAGAGGTAGaggaaagagaaagagtATTGTGATTGTTGCTGAAGGAGCAATTACCAACGACTTGgaaccaatttcttgtgAAGCAGTGAAAGATGTGTTGGTAAGtgaacttggccttgataCTAGGGTCACCACTTTGGGCCATGTTCAAAGAGGTGGTACTGCTGTTGCATTTGACCGGATCCTCGCTACTTTACAAGGGGTGGAAGCAGTGGAAGCAGTCTTGGAATGTACTCCTGACACTCCATCTCCTTTGATTGCAATTGATGAGAATAAGATTGTAAGAAAGTCTCTTGTGGATGCAGTCAGAATCACCAAGTCTGTTGCCACAGCTATCGAAGCCAAAGAGTTCGATAAGGCCATGTCATTAAGAGATTCTGAGTTCATTGAGCATTTACTGAATTTCATGGCCATGAACTCGGCTGATCACAATGAACCTGTTTTACCAgttgaaaagagaaagaaaatCGCCATTATCAACGTGGGAGCGCCTGCTGGTGGTATGAATAGTGCTGTGTATGCTATGGCTACCTACTGTATGTCACAGGGTCATACTCCTTATGCCATCCACAACGGATTCTCAGGTTTAGCCAGACACGAATCAGTAAGACTGATTGACTGGTTAGAAATCGAAGGTTGGAACTCGATTGGAGGATCTGAAATCGGTACTAATAGAAACACCCCTGAAGAAACCGATATTGGAATGATTGCATATtactttgaaaagtataAGTTTGATGGGTTAATTTTGGTGGGAGGCTTTGAAGCATTTGCTTCTTTGAACGAATTGGAGAAAGCTAGGATGTCGTACCCGGCCTTTAGAATTCCAATGGTCTTGGTTCCAGCtaccatctccaacaatgTACCAGGTACTGAATACTCACTTGGTGCCGATACATGCTTAAATGCCTTGACTGAATACTGTGATGTCATCAAACAATCTGCTTCTGCCACCAGAGAAAGAGCTTTTGTGattgaagttcaaggtgGTAACTCCGGTTATATTGCTACCTTTGCATCCTTGACTACCGGAGCCCAAGCTTCATACGTTCCTGAGGAAGGTATTGAATTGAGtcaattggaattggatatTAGAGCTTTAAAAGAATCATTTGCCAGTGAAAAGGGCTTGGCTAAGGCTGGgaaattgatcttgaagagcTCCAACGCATCCAAAACTTTAACTTCTCAAGTTTTGGCAGACatcatcaatgaagaagCCGATGGTAAATTCGATACCAAAACCGCCATTCCTGGtcatgttcaacaaggtggtTTACCTTCACCAATTGATAGAACCAGAGCTGCTAGATTGGCTATAAGGGCCGTGCAGTTCATCGAAGAACACACCGACACTATTGCTCCTTATAAGTACAGTTCAGACTTCCCCTTTGATGATAAGACTATAAGCGCAACAGCTGCTGTGTTGGGTATTAAGTCATCGCATATTAAGTTCTCATCGATCAGGTACTTGTACGACTTTGAAACCGAATTAGGTAGAAGaatgccaaagaaaatTCATTGGGCTAGAGTCAGAGATATTGCTGATAATTTGGTTGGTAGAACCCGTCTCACTAGAACCCAATGA
- a CDS encoding uncharacterized protein (COG:S; EggNog:ENOG503P5UQ): MLVNTSPTLVPETKLYANDIAANVDIAMVVEELTSFPTSIPEKMLGQIKVKLTKASESMSSGSKQFVTEVLEQIKTGADSAILKSSIVEYMMVNDGVSSWCAPLKKLVDSIDT; this comes from the coding sequence ATGCTAGTTAACACCTCACCTACTCTTGTTCCCGAGACAAAACTCTACGCAAATGATATCGCTGCTAATGTTGATATTGCAATGGTTGTGGAAGAACTCACGTCTTTTCCTACGAGTATTCCTGAGAAGATGCTTGGACAGATCAAGGTGAAGTTGACCAAAGCATCCGAATCCATGAGTTCGGGCAGCAAACAGTTTGTGACAGAGGTTTTGGAGCAGATCAAAACCGGAGCAGATTCTGCCATTTTAAAGAGCCTGATTGTAGAGTATATGATGGTGAATGATGGCGTTAGCAGTTGGTGTGCcccattgaagaagttggttgaTAGCATAGATACGTAA